A window of Vespa velutina chromosome 15, iVesVel2.1, whole genome shotgun sequence contains these coding sequences:
- the LOC124954354 gene encoding neuroligin-1-like isoform X2, with protein MLLPCQPAAKERPLVTLSTIGRNTKEKFANRFAERIILIIFLILIFSAGNERIRAKAATRYASRIIETKSGQIRGILQEFNSKHLDPVEVFRGIPYAAPPIGGLRFRAPISPIPWNGVKLAETYGAVCPQNHPDIGNETAALLQMPLGRYQQLKRLLAFLTNQSEDCLFLNLYIPGSGSLGLEAPYAVMVYVHGESFEWGSGNIYDGSVLASAGHVIVITLNYRLGILGFLRTRPYPDRTAGSGGNLALKDIAMALRWVRENIGAFGGDPTRITLMGHDTGAALVNLLLLAPYGKGLFHRVVLSSGSALSPWASVHDPNDLRIKVAEQIGCPAENDEDIADCLRGVSLQSLMGVELPEIRFVPRIGPGLPVDQNNPDPGLDMERASDAFIKVPLILGVSSTESNLDFNANDIQYGFEEDHRNRILRTFIRNAYVYHLNEIFSAVRNEYTDWDKPVLHPIIIRDSTMEALSDGHTVAPLMRIAFYHARRGAKTYFYHFDYQTKDSGHLKRLGSVRGEDIPYIFGLPLVVGGTFFPRNYSRQDQGVAEAVLTFFTNFAKTGNPNEPHKIESVDYGTPKEKTRFRGLTWEQYETSTQKYLTIGPVRDEWYTPLPLTGTTKSSGASSTTACSTSTGDETLVENITPILEESEDDTELLQRLAASRHYYSTTTALAITVGVGLILLILNMLIFAGIYYQRDRDKKRAAMDCTPNGQESLPMTTRPVAIKATENTNRPSQEPPPSYTTLARSPSVQEQQQQQQSSQGQQQIVNEDGQMKVDIKTGQQQQQQQQQQQQQQQQQHVSGNTIHKDPVPPKPPVRTTSSLSTTPGNTNTIKKRVQIQEISV; from the exons ATGCTTCTGCCATGCCAACCGGCGGCCAAAGAAAGGCCGCTGGTCACGCTGAGTACAATCGGACGAAATACCAAAGAGAAATTTGCCAATCGTTTTGCCGAAcgtataattcttattatattcttaattctgatTTTCTCAGCGGGCAACGAGAGGATCCGTGCGAAAGCTGCCACACGTTACGCATCGCGTATCATCGAGACGAAAAGTGGACAAATACGTGGTATACTTCAG gaATTTAACAGCAAACATTTGGATCCAGTCGAAGTGTTCCGTGGGATTCCATACGCCGCACCACCAATCGGAGGTCTAAGATTTCGTGCGCCAATTTCACCGATACCTTGGAACGGTGTAAAATTGGCAGAAACTTATGGTGCCGTTTGTCCCCAGAATCATCCAGACATCGGCAACGAAACTGCTGCACTATTGCAAATGCCCCTTGGCAGATATCAGCAATTGAAGCGTTTACTTGCATTTTTAACCAATCAGAGCGAGGACTGTCTCTTTTTGAATTTGTATATACCCGGGAGcg GATCGCTCGGTTTGGAAGCACCCTATGCAGTTATGGTGTACGTGCACGGTGAAAGTTTCGAATGGGGTTCGGGCAATATATATGATGGATCTGTACTGGCCAGTGCCGGTCATGTCATAGTCATTACGCTTAACTATCGTTTAGGAATATTag GATTTCTTAGAACTCGTCCTTATCCAGACAGAACGGCAGGATCAGGTGGAAATTTGGCCTTAAAGGACATAGCAATGGCTTTACGTTGGGTACGTGAAAACATTGGTGCCTTTGGTGGTGACCCAACAAGAATCACTTTAATGGGCCATGACACTGGTGCTGCCCTCGTCAATCTTTTACTTCTTGCTCCTTATGGTAAAG GTCTCTTTCATCGCGTTGTATTGTCGAGTGGTTCTGCTTTGAGCCCATGGGCTTCCGTACACGATCCAAACGATCTAAGGATCAAAGTTGCTGAACAAATAGGTTGTCCTGCTGAGAACGACGAAGATATTGCTGATTGTCTTCGAGGAGTATCGTTGCAATCTTTGATGGGAGTCGAGCTTCCTGAAATCag ATTCGTGCCCCGGATAGGACCGGGCTTGCCCGTGGACCAAAACAATCCTGATCCAGGTCTCGATATGGAACGAGCCAGTGATGCCTTCATAAAGGTACCCTTGATCCTAGGAGTATCAAGTACAGAATCCAATCTCGACTTCAACGCGAATGATATTCAGTATGGCTTCGAAGAGGATCATAGAAATCGGATCTTACGTACCTTCATTCGTAATGCTTACGTTTATCATCTGAACGAGATCTTTTCGGCAGTAAGGAACGAATATACAGATTGGGACAAACCAGTTCTACATCCTATTATAATACGTGACTCGACGATGGAAGCACTTAGCGATGGTCACACAGTGGCACCACTTATGAGGATTGCATTTTATCACGCCAGAAGAGGAGCCAAGACTTATTTTTATCACTTCGATTATCAGACCAAGGACAGCGGCCATCTCAAG CGTTTGGGTAGTGTACGTGGAGAGGATATTCCATATATTTTTGGATTACCATTGGTAGTAGGTGGTACTTTCTTTCCACGTAATTATTCTCGACAAGATCAGGGTGTCGCTGAAGCCGTCCTCACGTTTTTCACGAATTTCGCAAAAACTGGAAACCCCAATGAGCCGCATAAAATCGAATCCGTTGATTATGGTACACCCAAAGAGAAAACACGTTTTCGGGGTCTAACGTGGGAACAATATGAGACTAGTAcgcaaaaatatttaacgatag gtCCCGTTAGAGACGAATGGTATACGCCACTTCCTTTAACGGGCACAACAAAAAGTAGCGGAGCTTCCTCGACAACAGCTTGCAGTACATCAACGGGTGACGAGACACTAGTTGAAAATATTACCCCAATCTTAGAGGAATCAGAAGACGATACCGAATTGCTTCAAAGATTAGCCGCCTctcgtcattattatagtaCAACAACGGCATTAGCAATTACAGTTGGTGTTGGATTGATTCTACTCATTTTAAATATGCTCATATTCGCTGGTATTTATTATCAACGTGATCGTGACAAAAAGAGAGCTGCCATGGACTGTACACCAAATGGACAAGAATCATTACCAATGACCACTAGACCTGTAGCGATAAAAGCTActgaaaatacaaatagaccTAGTCAAGAGCCACCCCCATCTTACACGACTTTAGCCAGGAGTCCTTCCGTTCAagagcaacaacaacaacagcaatcATCTCAAGGACAACAACAAATAGTCAACGAAGATGGACAAATGAAAGTAGATATTAAAACGggccaacaacaacaacaacagcaacaacaacagcaacaacagcaacaacagcaacatgTTTCTGGTAATACTATTCATAAAGATCCAGTACCACCAAAACCACCTGTCAGAACTACCAGTTCTCTCAGTACAACACCTGGCAATACGAATACCATTAAGAAACGAGTTCAGATACAAGAGATATCTGTATAG
- the LOC124954354 gene encoding neuroligin-3-like isoform X3, which translates to MLLPCQPAAKERPLVTLSTIGRNTKEKFANRFAERIILIIFLILIFSAGNERIRAKAATRYASRIIETKSGQIRGILQEFNSKHLDPVEVFRGIPYAAPPIGGLRFRAPISPIPWNGVKLAETYGAVCPQNHPDIGNETAALLQMPLGRYQQLKRLLAFLTNQSEDCLFLNLYIPGSGFLRTRPYPDRTAGSGGNLALKDIAMALRWVRENIGAFGGDPTRITLMGHDTGAALVNLLLLAPYGKGLFHRVVLSSGSALSPWASVHDPNDLRIKVAEQIGCPAENDEDIADCLRGVSLQSLMGVELPEIRFVPRIGPGLPVDQNNPDPGLDMERASDAFIKVPLILGVSSTESNLDFNANDIQYGFEEDHRNRILRTFIRNAYVYHLNEIFSAVRNEYTDWDKPVLHPIIIRDSTMEALSDGHTVAPLMRIAFYHARRGAKTYFYHFDYQTKDSGHLKRLGSVRGEDIPYIFGLPLVVGGTFFPRNYSRQDQGVAEAVLTFFTNFAKTGNPNEPHKIESVDYGTPKEKTRFRGLTWEQYETSTQKYLTIALKPKMKSHYRGHKMAVWLNLIPQLHRPGDDDVSMRHHHFREREEHYYAGPVRDEWYTPLPLTGTTKSSGASSTTACSTSTGDETLVENITPILEESEDDTELLQRLAASRHYYSTTTALAITVGVGLILLILNMLIFAGIYYQRDRDKKRAAMDCTPNGQESLPMTTRPVAIKATENTNRPSQEPPPSYTTLARSPSVQEQQQQQQSSQGQQQIVNEDGQMKVDIKTGQQQQQQQQQQQQQQQQQHVSGNTIHKDPVPPKPPVRTTSSLSTTPGNTNTIKKRVQIQEISV; encoded by the exons ATGCTTCTGCCATGCCAACCGGCGGCCAAAGAAAGGCCGCTGGTCACGCTGAGTACAATCGGACGAAATACCAAAGAGAAATTTGCCAATCGTTTTGCCGAAcgtataattcttattatattcttaattctgatTTTCTCAGCGGGCAACGAGAGGATCCGTGCGAAAGCTGCCACACGTTACGCATCGCGTATCATCGAGACGAAAAGTGGACAAATACGTGGTATACTTCAG gaATTTAACAGCAAACATTTGGATCCAGTCGAAGTGTTCCGTGGGATTCCATACGCCGCACCACCAATCGGAGGTCTAAGATTTCGTGCGCCAATTTCACCGATACCTTGGAACGGTGTAAAATTGGCAGAAACTTATGGTGCCGTTTGTCCCCAGAATCATCCAGACATCGGCAACGAAACTGCTGCACTATTGCAAATGCCCCTTGGCAGATATCAGCAATTGAAGCGTTTACTTGCATTTTTAACCAATCAGAGCGAGGACTGTCTCTTTTTGAATTTGTATATACCCGGGAGcg GATTTCTTAGAACTCGTCCTTATCCAGACAGAACGGCAGGATCAGGTGGAAATTTGGCCTTAAAGGACATAGCAATGGCTTTACGTTGGGTACGTGAAAACATTGGTGCCTTTGGTGGTGACCCAACAAGAATCACTTTAATGGGCCATGACACTGGTGCTGCCCTCGTCAATCTTTTACTTCTTGCTCCTTATGGTAAAG GTCTCTTTCATCGCGTTGTATTGTCGAGTGGTTCTGCTTTGAGCCCATGGGCTTCCGTACACGATCCAAACGATCTAAGGATCAAAGTTGCTGAACAAATAGGTTGTCCTGCTGAGAACGACGAAGATATTGCTGATTGTCTTCGAGGAGTATCGTTGCAATCTTTGATGGGAGTCGAGCTTCCTGAAATCag ATTCGTGCCCCGGATAGGACCGGGCTTGCCCGTGGACCAAAACAATCCTGATCCAGGTCTCGATATGGAACGAGCCAGTGATGCCTTCATAAAGGTACCCTTGATCCTAGGAGTATCAAGTACAGAATCCAATCTCGACTTCAACGCGAATGATATTCAGTATGGCTTCGAAGAGGATCATAGAAATCGGATCTTACGTACCTTCATTCGTAATGCTTACGTTTATCATCTGAACGAGATCTTTTCGGCAGTAAGGAACGAATATACAGATTGGGACAAACCAGTTCTACATCCTATTATAATACGTGACTCGACGATGGAAGCACTTAGCGATGGTCACACAGTGGCACCACTTATGAGGATTGCATTTTATCACGCCAGAAGAGGAGCCAAGACTTATTTTTATCACTTCGATTATCAGACCAAGGACAGCGGCCATCTCAAG CGTTTGGGTAGTGTACGTGGAGAGGATATTCCATATATTTTTGGATTACCATTGGTAGTAGGTGGTACTTTCTTTCCACGTAATTATTCTCGACAAGATCAGGGTGTCGCTGAAGCCGTCCTCACGTTTTTCACGAATTTCGCAAAAACTGGAAACCCCAATGAGCCGCATAAAATCGAATCCGTTGATTATGGTACACCCAAAGAGAAAACACGTTTTCGGGGTCTAACGTGGGAACAATATGAGACTAGTAcgcaaaaatatttaacgatag CTTTGAAACCTAAAATGAAGAGTCATTATCGCGGTCACAAAATGGCTGTTTGGTTAAATCTTATACCACAACTTCATCGACCAGGTGACGATGATGTCTCTATGAGACATCATCATTTTCGTGAAAGGGAAGAACATTATTATGCGG gtCCCGTTAGAGACGAATGGTATACGCCACTTCCTTTAACGGGCACAACAAAAAGTAGCGGAGCTTCCTCGACAACAGCTTGCAGTACATCAACGGGTGACGAGACACTAGTTGAAAATATTACCCCAATCTTAGAGGAATCAGAAGACGATACCGAATTGCTTCAAAGATTAGCCGCCTctcgtcattattatagtaCAACAACGGCATTAGCAATTACAGTTGGTGTTGGATTGATTCTACTCATTTTAAATATGCTCATATTCGCTGGTATTTATTATCAACGTGATCGTGACAAAAAGAGAGCTGCCATGGACTGTACACCAAATGGACAAGAATCATTACCAATGACCACTAGACCTGTAGCGATAAAAGCTActgaaaatacaaatagaccTAGTCAAGAGCCACCCCCATCTTACACGACTTTAGCCAGGAGTCCTTCCGTTCAagagcaacaacaacaacagcaatcATCTCAAGGACAACAACAAATAGTCAACGAAGATGGACAAATGAAAGTAGATATTAAAACGggccaacaacaacaacaacagcaacaacaacagcaacaacagcaacaacagcaacatgTTTCTGGTAATACTATTCATAAAGATCCAGTACCACCAAAACCACCTGTCAGAACTACCAGTTCTCTCAGTACAACACCTGGCAATACGAATACCATTAAGAAACGAGTTCAGATACAAGAGATATCTGTATAG
- the LOC124954354 gene encoding neuroligin-4, X-linked-like isoform X4: MPLGRYQQLKRLLAFLTNQSEDCLFLNLYIPGSGSLGLEAPYAVMVYVHGESFEWGSGNIYDGSVLASAGHVIVITLNYRLGILGFLRTRPYPDRTAGSGGNLALKDIAMALRWVRENIGAFGGDPTRITLMGHDTGAALVNLLLLAPYGKGLFHRVVLSSGSALSPWASVHDPNDLRIKVAEQIGCPAENDEDIADCLRGVSLQSLMGVELPEIRFVPRIGPGLPVDQNNPDPGLDMERASDAFIKVPLILGVSSTESNLDFNANDIQYGFEEDHRNRILRTFIRNAYVYHLNEIFSAVRNEYTDWDKPVLHPIIIRDSTMEALSDGHTVAPLMRIAFYHARRGAKTYFYHFDYQTKDSGHLKRLGSVRGEDIPYIFGLPLVVGGTFFPRNYSRQDQGVAEAVLTFFTNFAKTGNPNEPHKIESVDYGTPKEKTRFRGLTWEQYETSTQKYLTIALKPKMKSHYRGHKMAVWLNLIPQLHRPGDDDVSMRHHHFREREEHYYAGPVRDEWYTPLPLTGTTKSSGASSTTACSTSTGDETLVENITPILEESEDDTELLQRLAASRHYYSTTTALAITVGVGLILLILNMLIFAGIYYQRDRDKKRAAMDCTPNGQESLPMTTRPVAIKATENTNRPSQEPPPSYTTLARSPSVQEQQQQQQSSQGQQQIVNEDGQMKVDIKTGQQQQQQQQQQQQQQQQQHVSGNTIHKDPVPPKPPVRTTSSLSTTPGNTNTIKKRVQIQEISV, encoded by the exons ATGCCCCTTGGCAGATATCAGCAATTGAAGCGTTTACTTGCATTTTTAACCAATCAGAGCGAGGACTGTCTCTTTTTGAATTTGTATATACCCGGGAGcg GATCGCTCGGTTTGGAAGCACCCTATGCAGTTATGGTGTACGTGCACGGTGAAAGTTTCGAATGGGGTTCGGGCAATATATATGATGGATCTGTACTGGCCAGTGCCGGTCATGTCATAGTCATTACGCTTAACTATCGTTTAGGAATATTag GATTTCTTAGAACTCGTCCTTATCCAGACAGAACGGCAGGATCAGGTGGAAATTTGGCCTTAAAGGACATAGCAATGGCTTTACGTTGGGTACGTGAAAACATTGGTGCCTTTGGTGGTGACCCAACAAGAATCACTTTAATGGGCCATGACACTGGTGCTGCCCTCGTCAATCTTTTACTTCTTGCTCCTTATGGTAAAG GTCTCTTTCATCGCGTTGTATTGTCGAGTGGTTCTGCTTTGAGCCCATGGGCTTCCGTACACGATCCAAACGATCTAAGGATCAAAGTTGCTGAACAAATAGGTTGTCCTGCTGAGAACGACGAAGATATTGCTGATTGTCTTCGAGGAGTATCGTTGCAATCTTTGATGGGAGTCGAGCTTCCTGAAATCag ATTCGTGCCCCGGATAGGACCGGGCTTGCCCGTGGACCAAAACAATCCTGATCCAGGTCTCGATATGGAACGAGCCAGTGATGCCTTCATAAAGGTACCCTTGATCCTAGGAGTATCAAGTACAGAATCCAATCTCGACTTCAACGCGAATGATATTCAGTATGGCTTCGAAGAGGATCATAGAAATCGGATCTTACGTACCTTCATTCGTAATGCTTACGTTTATCATCTGAACGAGATCTTTTCGGCAGTAAGGAACGAATATACAGATTGGGACAAACCAGTTCTACATCCTATTATAATACGTGACTCGACGATGGAAGCACTTAGCGATGGTCACACAGTGGCACCACTTATGAGGATTGCATTTTATCACGCCAGAAGAGGAGCCAAGACTTATTTTTATCACTTCGATTATCAGACCAAGGACAGCGGCCATCTCAAG CGTTTGGGTAGTGTACGTGGAGAGGATATTCCATATATTTTTGGATTACCATTGGTAGTAGGTGGTACTTTCTTTCCACGTAATTATTCTCGACAAGATCAGGGTGTCGCTGAAGCCGTCCTCACGTTTTTCACGAATTTCGCAAAAACTGGAAACCCCAATGAGCCGCATAAAATCGAATCCGTTGATTATGGTACACCCAAAGAGAAAACACGTTTTCGGGGTCTAACGTGGGAACAATATGAGACTAGTAcgcaaaaatatttaacgatag CTTTGAAACCTAAAATGAAGAGTCATTATCGCGGTCACAAAATGGCTGTTTGGTTAAATCTTATACCACAACTTCATCGACCAGGTGACGATGATGTCTCTATGAGACATCATCATTTTCGTGAAAGGGAAGAACATTATTATGCGG gtCCCGTTAGAGACGAATGGTATACGCCACTTCCTTTAACGGGCACAACAAAAAGTAGCGGAGCTTCCTCGACAACAGCTTGCAGTACATCAACGGGTGACGAGACACTAGTTGAAAATATTACCCCAATCTTAGAGGAATCAGAAGACGATACCGAATTGCTTCAAAGATTAGCCGCCTctcgtcattattatagtaCAACAACGGCATTAGCAATTACAGTTGGTGTTGGATTGATTCTACTCATTTTAAATATGCTCATATTCGCTGGTATTTATTATCAACGTGATCGTGACAAAAAGAGAGCTGCCATGGACTGTACACCAAATGGACAAGAATCATTACCAATGACCACTAGACCTGTAGCGATAAAAGCTActgaaaatacaaatagaccTAGTCAAGAGCCACCCCCATCTTACACGACTTTAGCCAGGAGTCCTTCCGTTCAagagcaacaacaacaacagcaatcATCTCAAGGACAACAACAAATAGTCAACGAAGATGGACAAATGAAAGTAGATATTAAAACGggccaacaacaacaacaacagcaacaacaacagcaacaacagcaacaacagcaacatgTTTCTGGTAATACTATTCATAAAGATCCAGTACCACCAAAACCACCTGTCAGAACTACCAGTTCTCTCAGTACAACACCTGGCAATACGAATACCATTAAGAAACGAGTTCAGATACAAGAGATATCTGTATAG
- the LOC124954354 gene encoding neuroligin-4, Y-linked-like isoform X1 has product MLLPCQPAAKERPLVTLSTIGRNTKEKFANRFAERIILIIFLILIFSAGNERIRAKAATRYASRIIETKSGQIRGILQEFNSKHLDPVEVFRGIPYAAPPIGGLRFRAPISPIPWNGVKLAETYGAVCPQNHPDIGNETAALLQMPLGRYQQLKRLLAFLTNQSEDCLFLNLYIPGSGSLGLEAPYAVMVYVHGESFEWGSGNIYDGSVLASAGHVIVITLNYRLGILGFLRTRPYPDRTAGSGGNLALKDIAMALRWVRENIGAFGGDPTRITLMGHDTGAALVNLLLLAPYGKGLFHRVVLSSGSALSPWASVHDPNDLRIKVAEQIGCPAENDEDIADCLRGVSLQSLMGVELPEIRFVPRIGPGLPVDQNNPDPGLDMERASDAFIKVPLILGVSSTESNLDFNANDIQYGFEEDHRNRILRTFIRNAYVYHLNEIFSAVRNEYTDWDKPVLHPIIIRDSTMEALSDGHTVAPLMRIAFYHARRGAKTYFYHFDYQTKDSGHLKRLGSVRGEDIPYIFGLPLVVGGTFFPRNYSRQDQGVAEAVLTFFTNFAKTGNPNEPHKIESVDYGTPKEKTRFRGLTWEQYETSTQKYLTIALKPKMKSHYRGHKMAVWLNLIPQLHRPGDDDVSMRHHHFREREEHYYAGPVRDEWYTPLPLTGTTKSSGASSTTACSTSTGDETLVENITPILEESEDDTELLQRLAASRHYYSTTTALAITVGVGLILLILNMLIFAGIYYQRDRDKKRAAMDCTPNGQESLPMTTRPVAIKATENTNRPSQEPPPSYTTLARSPSVQEQQQQQQSSQGQQQIVNEDGQMKVDIKTGQQQQQQQQQQQQQQQQQHVSGNTIHKDPVPPKPPVRTTSSLSTTPGNTNTIKKRVQIQEISV; this is encoded by the exons ATGCTTCTGCCATGCCAACCGGCGGCCAAAGAAAGGCCGCTGGTCACGCTGAGTACAATCGGACGAAATACCAAAGAGAAATTTGCCAATCGTTTTGCCGAAcgtataattcttattatattcttaattctgatTTTCTCAGCGGGCAACGAGAGGATCCGTGCGAAAGCTGCCACACGTTACGCATCGCGTATCATCGAGACGAAAAGTGGACAAATACGTGGTATACTTCAG gaATTTAACAGCAAACATTTGGATCCAGTCGAAGTGTTCCGTGGGATTCCATACGCCGCACCACCAATCGGAGGTCTAAGATTTCGTGCGCCAATTTCACCGATACCTTGGAACGGTGTAAAATTGGCAGAAACTTATGGTGCCGTTTGTCCCCAGAATCATCCAGACATCGGCAACGAAACTGCTGCACTATTGCAAATGCCCCTTGGCAGATATCAGCAATTGAAGCGTTTACTTGCATTTTTAACCAATCAGAGCGAGGACTGTCTCTTTTTGAATTTGTATATACCCGGGAGcg GATCGCTCGGTTTGGAAGCACCCTATGCAGTTATGGTGTACGTGCACGGTGAAAGTTTCGAATGGGGTTCGGGCAATATATATGATGGATCTGTACTGGCCAGTGCCGGTCATGTCATAGTCATTACGCTTAACTATCGTTTAGGAATATTag GATTTCTTAGAACTCGTCCTTATCCAGACAGAACGGCAGGATCAGGTGGAAATTTGGCCTTAAAGGACATAGCAATGGCTTTACGTTGGGTACGTGAAAACATTGGTGCCTTTGGTGGTGACCCAACAAGAATCACTTTAATGGGCCATGACACTGGTGCTGCCCTCGTCAATCTTTTACTTCTTGCTCCTTATGGTAAAG GTCTCTTTCATCGCGTTGTATTGTCGAGTGGTTCTGCTTTGAGCCCATGGGCTTCCGTACACGATCCAAACGATCTAAGGATCAAAGTTGCTGAACAAATAGGTTGTCCTGCTGAGAACGACGAAGATATTGCTGATTGTCTTCGAGGAGTATCGTTGCAATCTTTGATGGGAGTCGAGCTTCCTGAAATCag ATTCGTGCCCCGGATAGGACCGGGCTTGCCCGTGGACCAAAACAATCCTGATCCAGGTCTCGATATGGAACGAGCCAGTGATGCCTTCATAAAGGTACCCTTGATCCTAGGAGTATCAAGTACAGAATCCAATCTCGACTTCAACGCGAATGATATTCAGTATGGCTTCGAAGAGGATCATAGAAATCGGATCTTACGTACCTTCATTCGTAATGCTTACGTTTATCATCTGAACGAGATCTTTTCGGCAGTAAGGAACGAATATACAGATTGGGACAAACCAGTTCTACATCCTATTATAATACGTGACTCGACGATGGAAGCACTTAGCGATGGTCACACAGTGGCACCACTTATGAGGATTGCATTTTATCACGCCAGAAGAGGAGCCAAGACTTATTTTTATCACTTCGATTATCAGACCAAGGACAGCGGCCATCTCAAG CGTTTGGGTAGTGTACGTGGAGAGGATATTCCATATATTTTTGGATTACCATTGGTAGTAGGTGGTACTTTCTTTCCACGTAATTATTCTCGACAAGATCAGGGTGTCGCTGAAGCCGTCCTCACGTTTTTCACGAATTTCGCAAAAACTGGAAACCCCAATGAGCCGCATAAAATCGAATCCGTTGATTATGGTACACCCAAAGAGAAAACACGTTTTCGGGGTCTAACGTGGGAACAATATGAGACTAGTAcgcaaaaatatttaacgatag CTTTGAAACCTAAAATGAAGAGTCATTATCGCGGTCACAAAATGGCTGTTTGGTTAAATCTTATACCACAACTTCATCGACCAGGTGACGATGATGTCTCTATGAGACATCATCATTTTCGTGAAAGGGAAGAACATTATTATGCGG gtCCCGTTAGAGACGAATGGTATACGCCACTTCCTTTAACGGGCACAACAAAAAGTAGCGGAGCTTCCTCGACAACAGCTTGCAGTACATCAACGGGTGACGAGACACTAGTTGAAAATATTACCCCAATCTTAGAGGAATCAGAAGACGATACCGAATTGCTTCAAAGATTAGCCGCCTctcgtcattattatagtaCAACAACGGCATTAGCAATTACAGTTGGTGTTGGATTGATTCTACTCATTTTAAATATGCTCATATTCGCTGGTATTTATTATCAACGTGATCGTGACAAAAAGAGAGCTGCCATGGACTGTACACCAAATGGACAAGAATCATTACCAATGACCACTAGACCTGTAGCGATAAAAGCTActgaaaatacaaatagaccTAGTCAAGAGCCACCCCCATCTTACACGACTTTAGCCAGGAGTCCTTCCGTTCAagagcaacaacaacaacagcaatcATCTCAAGGACAACAACAAATAGTCAACGAAGATGGACAAATGAAAGTAGATATTAAAACGggccaacaacaacaacaacagcaacaacaacagcaacaacagcaacaacagcaacatgTTTCTGGTAATACTATTCATAAAGATCCAGTACCACCAAAACCACCTGTCAGAACTACCAGTTCTCTCAGTACAACACCTGGCAATACGAATACCATTAAGAAACGAGTTCAGATACAAGAGATATCTGTATAG